The Crocosphaera sp. UHCC 0190 DNA window AGTTGAAGACTTAATTTATTGTACAAGATTAGGGCTTATCTGAAATCCCTTAATATTTGCTCTACAAATGATAGACCAAATTTAATTAAATCTAGGAAAAAAAACAGCAGGAGATAGATTAAAAAAATCAGCTAATTTTTGAATATGTTTCTTATTCAATTCTCGTTTGCCATTGAGAACATCAGAAACAATAGATTCAGTGTTAAAAACAGGAACAAGGTCTTTTTGTTTTAGTCCCCTTTCTTCAATCAAAACCCTAAGCAATTCTACTCCATAAATATCAGGAATTAGATTTTGAGCTTGTTCATATTGATAAATTAAAGTCCCTAATAGATCCAAGTAATCCTGTTCATCTGCCATCAATTCAGATTTATCTAAAAGAGAATTTACTCTTTCTTGCATGATCTCCAATTCTTCATCTGACTTAATAGTACGAGGTGGAAATTGCTG harbors:
- a CDS encoding helix-turn-helix domain-containing protein: MLTQDYYRELLQQFPPRTIKSDEELEIMQERVNSLLDKSELMADEQDYLDLLGTLIYQYEQAQNLIPDIYGVELLRVLIEERGLKQKDLVPVFNTESIVSDVLNGKRELNKKHIQKLADFFNLSPAVFFPRFN